The DNA region TCACCGCGCTCAACGATGCCGATTCGATCGTCATCGTGCCGGGTTACGGCATGGCGGTGGCGCAGGCGCAGCAGTCGGTTTCCGAGCTGACGCGCAAGCTGCGCGCGGCCGGCAAGACCGTGCGCTTCGCCATCCACCCCGTCGCCGGCCGCCTGCCGGGCCACATGAACGTGTTGCTCGCCGAAGCCAAGGTGCCCTACGACATCGTTCTGGAAATGGACGAGATCAACGACGATTTCCCGAACACGGATGTCGTGATCGTCATCGGCTCGAACGACATCGTCAATCCGGCGGCGCAGGAAGATCCGAATTCGCCCATCGCCGGCATGCCGGTGCTCGAAGTGTGGAAGGCCAAGCAGGTGTTCGTGTCCAAGCGCGGGCAGGGCACCGGCTATTCCGGCATCGAGAATCCGCTGTTCTACAAGGACAACACCCGCATGTTCTACGGCGATGCGAAGAAGAGCATCGACCAGTTGCTGCCGGCGCTCGCCTGAGCGGTCGCGGTTGAACGCCTGAACGCACAGCGCCGCGGTTCATGCCGCGGCGCTGTTTTCGTTGATGGGCCGGCTCAGTAGAGCCGGGCGATATCCTCGCGCCGGAACGGCACGCGGTCGCGGTCGGCCGGCTCCATGTAGGTGCGGGCGTATTGGTGGCCGGAATAGACGGCGGCGGCGATGATGCCGGGGGCGAGACAGTCGCCGAGGCGGGTTACCGTGCGGATGCCGGCATCGGCCCATTCCGCTTCGCGCGCCTTCAGCTCCAGCCAGAGGGTTTCGTCCGGCAGGCGGGCGGTGACCGGCACGAGCGTGGCGCAGTCGACGGTCTCGATCCGGTCGCTGTAGATGCAGGCGAGATCCAGCCGGTCCTTCGTGCGGCCGGCCAGCGCCTTGGCCGTGACGATGCGGACGCCGACCTCGATGAGGCGCTTCTGCACGCGGCCCTGTTCCAGCGTGTGCTGGCTCCAGGGGGAGACCTGGGATTCCGGCGTGACGAAAGTCACCGTATGGCCGGCCTTGGCAAGCAGTTCCGCAAGGACGCTGCCCATGTAGTAACCGTCGTCGTCGAAGACCACGACGGGACCGTCGGCGCTGACCGCGTCCGCTCCGGCAGAAAGGATGGCGTCGGGTGAGACGACGGCGCCTTCCGTCAGGAAGGCGAGGGGCTGGCGGTGGGTGCGGCCCGCGCCGTCGCTGCGCCAGCGCGCGCCCGTGGCGATGGCGACATGGGGTATGCCGTATTGCAGCACGTCGTCGGCGGAAAGCGGGCTGTGCAGGTAGAGTTCGGCATTGGGGCGCACATTCAGCTGGCCGACGCGCCAGTCGCGCACGCGGCCCCAGGTGGCAAGGCCGGGCAGGCGGCATTCGCGCGCGACGCGGCCGCCCCATTCGCCGCCGCCTTCGGCCAGCACGACATCGACGCCGCGCTGGGCGAGCGCCCGCGCCGCCTCCAGCCCCGCCGGTCCGCCGCCGATGACGAGGGCCGGCTCGGGCGCTTCGGCGGTCGCGATGATCTCCGGGTGCCAGCCCTTGCGCCATTCCTCGCCGATGGTCGGGTTCTGCGTGCAGCGCATCGGCACGTTGGTATTGTCCCCGGAGGTGCAGATGTTGCAGCCGATGCATTCGCGGATATCGTCGATGCGGCCCTCCTCGATCTTTTTCGGCAGGTAGGGATCGGCGATGGAGGGGCGGGCGGCGCCGATGAAATCGAGAATGCCCTGGCGGATCGCCCGCACCATGCTGTCCGGTGAGGTATAGCGCCCGACGCCGACCACCGGCTTCGTCGTGACGGACTTGACGAAGCGGATATAGGGCTCCTGGAAGCCCTCCTCGGAGAAGCGAGCCGTCTGGCTGTCGTTCGACCAGCCGGAAAGGTTGACGTCCCAGAGGTCGGGCAATTCGGCGAGCGCCGTCACGATATCCTTGCCTTCGCCCTCGCAGGTGATGCCGGCCGGACCGAGCAGTTCGTCCACCGCAAGGCGGATGGCGAGCGCGCAGCGATCGCCCACGGCATCGCGCGTGTCGTCGATGATCTCGCGGAAGAGCCGCAGCCGGTTCTCGAAGGAGCCGCCATATTCGTCGGAGCGGTTGTTGTGGCGGCGGGACAGGAAGTGCTGAAGCACGCTCATGTCGTGCCCGGCATAGAGATAGACGATGTCGAAGCCGGCCTTTTTCGCGCGTAGCGCGGCGTTGCGATACCAGCGGCGCATATCGGCGATGTCGGTCTTGTCCATGGCGCGCGCCTGGACGGGATCGAGACAGTCGCTGATGACATGGGAGGGGGCGAGCGGGATCATCCGGCTGAAGCGGTTGGCGACATGCAGGCCGTTGTGCACGAGCTGGATGGCGGCGAGGCTGCCATGGGCGTGGATGCTCTGCGTGACGGCGGAAAGGGCCGGAAGGTCCCCGTCGTCCCAAAGGCGCGCCTCGTTGGCCGGGGTCAGGTCCGAGGTCGGGTGGATTTCCGCCTCCTGGGTGGAGACGACACCCCAGCCGCCTTCCGCCTTCATGCCGCGCAGCCGGGCTTCCGCATTGGGATAGCGGTAGCCCATGCCGGAACAGTGCGGCACCTGGTAGAAGCGGTTGGGCGCCGTGACCGGCCCGATCCGGACGGGTTCGAAGAGAATGTCGAAGCGGGGATCACGAACCATGTCTTGCCATCCTGAAAGGGCCGGTGCTGCTCTGTCTATGGCCGCAGGATATCGGGATTGCATCCGGGAACAAGCGGATTGTTATACATCTGCATAACAATGTTTGCGCGATGCGTATCTAGTAGTCGATCAGCCGTCTGTCGGACGAGGCGTCGGCGAAGCGCGGCTGGACGCCGAGCAGAGGCGCGGCGCGCTGGATGATCGCCTTGATCATCGGCGCGGCGTTGGAGGCGGCGGTTCGCCCGCCGTTCTCGCCGGTGCGCGGGGCGTCGATGATCGACAGGACGATGTAGCGTGGCTTGTCCATGGGGAAGGCGGCGAGGAAGGAGTTGAAATTGCTGGTCTTGGAATAGCGACCGTTGATGACCTTCTCGGCCGTCCCGGTCTTGCCGCCGACAAGGAAGCCCTCGACCTGCGCATGCCGGCCGGAGCCGATCTGGCCGTTCCGGTCGTAGAGCGCGCGCATGTCGGCGCTGGTCGTGTCCTTGAGGACGCGCGTGGCGAGCGACTGGGCGGCATCCCGCGAGCGCGGCAGGAAGGTCGGCGGGATGAGGTGGCCGCCATTCATCAGCGCGGCGGCTGCGGCAGCGGTCTGCAAGGGTGTCGTCGAGACGCCGTGGCCGAAGGAGATCGTGACGGAATTGATCTTCTTCCAGTTGCGCGGCTGGGTTGGCGTCGCGACGCCGGGCATTTCCGTCTCCAGCCTGGAGAGCAGGCCGAGCTGCGTGAAGAACTGCCGGTGGTTATCGACGCCGACCATGTCGGCCACGGCGGCGGTGCCGATATTCGAGGAATACTGGAACACTTCGGGAATGGACAGGGGCCGGTTCTTGCCCTTGAAATCGCGGATGGTGAAGCCGCCCATGCGGATCGGGCGCGAGGCGTCGACGACGGAGTTCAGCGTGATCTTGCCTTCGTCCAGCCCCATGGCGAGCGTGAAGCTCTTGAAGGTCGAACCCATCTCGAAGGTCGCGTTGCTGATGCGGTTGAACCAGCCTTTCTCGTAGTCCTTGTCGATGCTGCCATCGGCGAGGCGGCGGGAGGGTTCGTTCGGATCGTAGTCGGGAACCGAGGCCATGGCGAGCACTTCCCCGGTTTCCACGTCGAGGATCACCGCGCCGGCCGCTTCCGCCCCGTAGTCGACCATGGCCTTGGCGACGACCTCGCGCACGATGTTCTGGACGCGCAGGTCGATGGACAGCTTCACCGGCTCGAGCCGCGTGTCGTTGGTGAGGCCGGCGGCGCGCAGGTCCGCTAGGCCCTGCTGGTCGAGATAGCGCTCCATGCCGGCGAGGCCCTGGTTGTCGACGTTGACATGGCCGACGATATGGGCGGCGGTGGCGCCGCCCGGATAGAAGCGCCGCTTTTCCGGCCGGAAGCCGATGCCCGGCAGGCCGAGCGCGAGAATATCGGCCTGCTGCTTGGGCGTGAGCTGGCGGCGCAGCCATTGGAAGGCGCTGTCCGAGCGCAGCTTGCGATGCGTTTCGCGCCAGTCGAGGTTGGGCACGACCAGCGCCAGCTTCTCCACCACCTCGTCGGCGTCGAGGATGCGGCGCGGCTCGGCATAGAGCGAGACCGTGTTGAGATCGGTCGCCAGCAGCAGGCCGTTGCGGTCGGTGAGGTCGGGGCGGGAGGCGACGGCATGGGCGCTTGCATCGATCGCGGCCGATTGCAGCGGCTCGGTGAGGCCGTACTGGAGAAGGCGCGCGCCGAGCGCGAGATAGGCGACGAGGAAGAGGCCGATGAGGATGGCGAGGCGCTGGCGCGCCTGTTTGCGGCGGCGCGCATTGGTGCCGATGAAGGTCGCGTCGCGAAGGCCGGGCTGCGGCCCGACGGTGAAATGCGCGCGGCTCTTCAGCCGCATGATGAATGCGATCATTTCCGACCTGCCCAGGCGTTCGCAGCATGCCCGGACGGCGACCTTCACGATCCGGTGCATGAAAACCTGCGGGCAAAGCGCTGAAACACCAAGGGAAATGTCGGCAAGCGGCGGCGCATCATTAAAGTTGCATTAATATACATTTAAAATTGCTTGCAGCCGGTTAAGGCCTGCGGCCGCCTGCGGCGATGGCCGCAGGGGTGCGGGGATTGCCGGGTTTCTTGACATTTGCACGGAAAACGGTTGACAGCCGATCTCTCTGTATACATTTTAAATACAAAAAGAATTTTAGAGGGATGCAATATGTCGACAAAGAATGCGCCGACGGATCGCTCCACATGGGCGGACGGGGTCACGCAGCTATCCCAGGTTATCCTGCGCGGTGAAAAGGCCCTTGCCGGGTTTTTCATGACGGTGCTGCTTGTGCTGATCCTGGTGAATGTCGTGACCCGCTTTGCCCGCGTGCCGATCTACTGGATCGACGAGGCCTCGATCTTCGCGATGATCTGGCTC from Shinella zoogloeoides includes:
- a CDS encoding oxidoreductase, encoding MVRDPRFDILFEPVRIGPVTAPNRFYQVPHCSGMGYRYPNAEARLRGMKAEGGWGVVSTQEAEIHPTSDLTPANEARLWDDGDLPALSAVTQSIHAHGSLAAIQLVHNGLHVANRFSRMIPLAPSHVISDCLDPVQARAMDKTDIADMRRWYRNAALRAKKAGFDIVYLYAGHDMSVLQHFLSRRHNNRSDEYGGSFENRLRLFREIIDDTRDAVGDRCALAIRLAVDELLGPAGITCEGEGKDIVTALAELPDLWDVNLSGWSNDSQTARFSEEGFQEPYIRFVKSVTTKPVVGVGRYTSPDSMVRAIRQGILDFIGAARPSIADPYLPKKIEEGRIDDIRECIGCNICTSGDNTNVPMRCTQNPTIGEEWRKGWHPEIIATAEAPEPALVIGGGPAGLEAARALAQRGVDVVLAEGGGEWGGRVARECRLPGLATWGRVRDWRVGQLNVRPNAELYLHSPLSADDVLQYGIPHVAIATGARWRSDGAGRTHRQPLAFLTEGAVVSPDAILSAGADAVSADGPVVVFDDDGYYMGSVLAELLAKAGHTVTFVTPESQVSPWSQHTLEQGRVQKRLIEVGVRIVTAKALAGRTKDRLDLACIYSDRIETVDCATLVPVTARLPDETLWLELKAREAEWADAGIRTVTRLGDCLAPGIIAAAVYSGHQYARTYMEPADRDRVPFRREDIARLY
- a CDS encoding peptidoglycan D,D-transpeptidase FtsI family protein; protein product: MIAFIMRLKSRAHFTVGPQPGLRDATFIGTNARRRKQARQRLAILIGLFLVAYLALGARLLQYGLTEPLQSAAIDASAHAVASRPDLTDRNGLLLATDLNTVSLYAEPRRILDADEVVEKLALVVPNLDWRETHRKLRSDSAFQWLRRQLTPKQQADILALGLPGIGFRPEKRRFYPGGATAAHIVGHVNVDNQGLAGMERYLDQQGLADLRAAGLTNDTRLEPVKLSIDLRVQNIVREVVAKAMVDYGAEAAGAVILDVETGEVLAMASVPDYDPNEPSRRLADGSIDKDYEKGWFNRISNATFEMGSTFKSFTLAMGLDEGKITLNSVVDASRPIRMGGFTIRDFKGKNRPLSIPEVFQYSSNIGTAAVADMVGVDNHRQFFTQLGLLSRLETEMPGVATPTQPRNWKKINSVTISFGHGVSTTPLQTAAAAAALMNGGHLIPPTFLPRSRDAAQSLATRVLKDTTSADMRALYDRNGQIGSGRHAQVEGFLVGGKTGTAEKVINGRYSKTSNFNSFLAAFPMDKPRYIVLSIIDAPRTGENGGRTAASNAAPMIKAIIQRAAPLLGVQPRFADASSDRRLIDY